A window of the Alkalibaculum bacchi genome harbors these coding sequences:
- a CDS encoding bifunctional 2-keto-4-hydroxyglutarate aldolase/2-keto-3-deoxy-6-phosphogluconate aldolase: MNKAELMVKLKEEKLVAVIRGSNEEEVIKTVEAVYKGGIKFIELTFTVPNAPKVIESLVSKFKGEDIVIGAGTCMDLVSARLAILAGAQFVVSPHLDEEIIKLCNSYCIPVFPGATTVKDMVACLSLGASVIKLFPGDIFGPKAIKAFKGPLPQAEFMPTGGVSLDNVREWLDHGAYAVGVGSVLTKGAKTGDFKQVEEDARKFVEAVK; this comes from the coding sequence ATGAATAAAGCTGAGTTGATGGTGAAATTAAAAGAAGAAAAACTTGTTGCAGTGATTCGTGGTAGCAATGAGGAAGAAGTTATAAAGACAGTTGAAGCAGTATATAAAGGCGGCATTAAGTTTATTGAGCTGACATTTACTGTTCCAAATGCACCTAAAGTAATAGAGAGTTTAGTAAGTAAATTTAAAGGTGAAGATATCGTAATAGGTGCTGGAACTTGTATGGATCTTGTTAGCGCACGCCTTGCAATATTAGCAGGAGCACAATTTGTTGTAAGCCCACATTTAGATGAAGAAATCATTAAGCTTTGTAATTCCTATTGCATTCCAGTTTTTCCAGGTGCGACTACAGTTAAAGATATGGTTGCTTGCTTAAGTTTAGGTGCAAGCGTGATTAAATTATTCCCAGGAGATATTTTTGGACCTAAAGCCATTAAAGCATTTAAAGGTCCTTTACCACAAGCAGAGTTTATGCCTACCGGCGGAGTTAGCTTAGATAATGTAAGGGAATGGCTTGATCATGGTGCGTATGCAGTTGGTGTTGGGAGTGTCTTAACGAAAGGAGCAAAGACTGGAGACTTTAAACAGGTTGAAGAAGATGCTCGGAAATTTGTGGAAGCAGTAAAATAA
- a CDS encoding pseudouridine synthase, whose protein sequence is MRINKYISESGKTSRRGADKLIADGKITINGKRATLGCNVEPGDDVRIGGNPIRLVSNKVYIALNKPVGITSTTEKNVKGNIVDFVNHPLRIFHIGRLDKDSEGLILLTNDGDIVNEILRSEYRHEKEYIVSVNKPITTQFLKKMSEGVKILDTKTLPCRTSQLSKYDFNIILTQGLNRQIRRMCAELGYEVKRLQRIRIMNIHLGDLPSGKWRDLSKKEQTQLFKELNYRPKEW, encoded by the coding sequence ATGCGCATTAATAAATATATAAGTGAATCTGGAAAAACATCTAGACGAGGTGCTGATAAATTAATTGCTGATGGAAAGATTACAATTAATGGTAAACGCGCTACATTGGGTTGCAATGTGGAACCTGGCGATGATGTTCGTATAGGTGGAAATCCAATCCGGCTAGTAAGCAATAAAGTCTATATTGCGTTGAATAAGCCTGTAGGGATTACTAGTACAACAGAAAAGAATGTAAAGGGGAATATCGTTGATTTTGTCAACCATCCTTTAAGAATATTTCATATTGGACGCTTGGATAAAGATTCAGAGGGCTTAATCCTTCTTACCAACGATGGCGATATTGTTAATGAAATTCTGCGTTCTGAATATAGGCACGAAAAGGAATATATTGTTTCAGTAAATAAACCCATTACCACCCAATTTTTAAAGAAGATGTCGGAGGGTGTCAAAATATTAGATACAAAAACCCTTCCTTGTAGAACCTCCCAATTATCTAAGTACGATTTTAACATCATTCTTACACAGGGATTAAATCGTCAAATTCGTCGTATGTGCGCTGAATTAGGATATGAAGTCAAACGACTTCAAAGAATTCGAATTATGAATATTCATTTAGGCGATCTTCCTTCAGGAAAATGGAGAGATTTATCGAAGAAAGAGCAAACTCAATTATTTAAAGAATTAAATTATAGACCAAAAGAATGGTAG
- a CDS encoding PTS sugar transporter subunit IIA, whose product MVGLLLISHGEMAAGMMDSLNLIAGSAESIDTVSLIAGQDFELFKNEISEKIKALDSGDGVLILVDLFGASPYNASMFLYKELKESGIHIRIVTGMSLSMLLEINAMRGSMSLEQLAQHAVNSGRDGIQEPISQMSNSTETDDEEGDY is encoded by the coding sequence ATGGTAGGTCTATTATTAATAAGCCATGGTGAAATGGCTGCAGGCATGATGGATAGCTTGAATTTAATAGCTGGGTCAGCAGAAAGTATTGACACAGTTTCTCTTATAGCAGGACAAGATTTTGAACTGTTTAAAAATGAAATTTCAGAAAAAATCAAAGCCTTAGATAGTGGAGATGGAGTATTAATTCTTGTAGATTTATTTGGAGCTTCCCCTTATAATGCGTCAATGTTCTTATACAAAGAGCTGAAAGAGTCTGGCATTCATATTCGAATTGTAACAGGAATGAGCTTATCTATGCTTCTAGAGATAAACGCTATGAGAGGGTCTATGTCATTAGAACAATTAGCTCAGCACGCTGTAAATAGTGGTAGAGATGGAATACAAGAGCCTATTTCTCAGATGTCAAATAGTACAGAGACAGATGATGAAGAAGGTGACTACTAA
- the rlmH gene encoding 23S rRNA (pseudouridine(1915)-N(3))-methyltransferase RlmH gives MNITIITVGKIKEKFYTQAIEEYSKRLSRYCTLKIIEVPDEKAPENLSPAEQQGIIDKEGKKIIEKIPASSTVITMEIEGKQMTSLDFSKKIEQFAINGQSHLCFIIGGSLGLSQEVTTISQLKLSFSKMTFPHQLFRVMLLEQIYRAFRIIRNEPYHK, from the coding sequence TTGAACATAACAATCATTACAGTAGGAAAGATCAAAGAGAAGTTTTATACACAGGCAATAGAAGAGTATAGTAAGAGACTTAGCCGATATTGTACCTTGAAGATAATAGAGGTGCCAGATGAAAAGGCTCCTGAGAATTTAAGTCCAGCAGAGCAACAAGGGATCATAGACAAAGAAGGCAAGAAGATTATCGAAAAAATTCCAGCGTCCTCTACAGTAATTACTATGGAGATTGAAGGGAAACAAATGACCTCTCTAGATTTTTCTAAAAAAATAGAGCAATTTGCTATTAATGGTCAAAGCCATCTTTGCTTTATCATAGGTGGATCTCTAGGTTTATCACAAGAGGTAACGACAATAAGTCAATTAAAGCTCTCTTTTTCTAAAATGACCTTTCCTCACCAGCTCTTTAGAGTAATGCTATTAGAGCAAATATACAGAGCTTTTCGCATTATAAGAAATGAACCTTATCATAAGTAA
- a CDS encoding SIR2 family NAD-dependent protein deacylase: protein MKIAALTGAGVSKASGVPTFVEMGDLREKLSRSYYNSHPIEFYQILNGMRTVTEAANPNPAHIALAIKHIPIVTMNIDGLHHKAGSTEEEVIEIHGSLRKVYCPKCSKWYPFSVTEESIKCSKCIDVILQPDIVLYGDSIPRLQDSINLVSNVDLLLVIGTSFYTSTATYVSEAAKNAGVRVEIINENAEELVPKLLANNDS from the coding sequence ATGAAAATAGCAGCATTGACTGGAGCGGGTGTTTCTAAGGCTAGTGGAGTGCCGACATTTGTAGAGATGGGCGACTTAAGAGAAAAGCTTAGCAGAAGTTATTATAATAGCCATCCAATAGAATTTTACCAAATACTCAATGGCATGAGAACTGTAACAGAAGCCGCTAACCCAAATCCAGCCCATATTGCACTGGCTATAAAGCATATTCCTATTGTAACGATGAATATTGACGGTCTTCATCATAAAGCAGGAAGTACAGAAGAGGAAGTGATAGAGATACACGGTAGTCTTCGAAAGGTGTACTGTCCTAAATGTAGTAAATGGTATCCCTTTTCTGTAACAGAAGAGTCTATTAAATGCAGTAAATGCATAGATGTAATACTACAACCAGACATTGTACTTTATGGTGATAGTATACCCAGGCTTCAAGATTCCATAAATTTGGTCTCAAACGTTGATTTGCTACTAGTTATAGGAACGTCCTTTTACACCTCTACAGCTACTTATGTAAGTGAAGCAGCAAAGAACGCTGGGGTAAGGGTAGAGATCATTAATGAGAATGCAGAAGAACTGGTGCCGAAACTTCTAGCAAATAACGATAGTTGA
- a CDS encoding phosphoglycerate dehydrogenase: protein MKKVLVTPRSFAKYNHQEILALFQSNNIEPIFNPYNAIMNEEQLIEALKDVDGLIVGVDPITEKVINSAPNLKAIAKYGVGIDNIDMNIAEAKKIAVSRTVGANSSAVADYSFALLMAVARRVVEIHNGCKNGDWGKKIALDVFGKKIGILGLGAIGRGMVQRAKGFNMDIYAYDIFKDEAYIQENNIKFVDVETIVQECDFISIHMPLTEETHHMINRDLLSNAKSNLVLINTARGGIVDEEALYEAIADNKIYGAGIDAFEEEPPQNSKLLSLENVVVGSHTAASSFEATNLMSLMATENIIRDLERM, encoded by the coding sequence ATGAAAAAGGTGCTCGTCACCCCAAGATCTTTTGCTAAATACAATCACCAAGAAATTTTAGCTCTATTCCAAAGCAATAATATAGAACCTATTTTTAATCCTTATAATGCCATTATGAATGAAGAACAACTTATAGAAGCACTAAAGGATGTAGATGGGCTAATAGTTGGAGTAGATCCTATTACGGAAAAGGTTATAAACAGTGCGCCTAATTTAAAAGCTATTGCAAAATATGGTGTCGGTATTGATAATATTGATATGAATATAGCAGAAGCTAAAAAAATCGCTGTTTCAAGAACAGTAGGTGCAAACTCTTCAGCAGTGGCAGATTATAGCTTTGCCTTATTAATGGCTGTTGCTAGAAGAGTAGTAGAGATCCATAATGGCTGTAAAAACGGCGATTGGGGTAAAAAAATTGCCTTAGATGTTTTTGGGAAGAAGATTGGTATTCTTGGTTTAGGCGCTATAGGACGAGGTATGGTACAGCGGGCAAAAGGTTTTAATATGGACATCTATGCATATGATATTTTTAAAGATGAAGCATATATTCAAGAAAATAATATTAAATTTGTAGATGTAGAAACTATCGTGCAAGAATGTGATTTTATTAGTATACACATGCCATTAACAGAAGAGACTCATCACATGATCAATAGAGATTTATTAAGTAATGCTAAATCAAATTTGGTCTTAATCAATACAGCTAGAGGTGGCATAGTTGATGAAGAGGCACTGTATGAAGCAATTGCAGATAACAAGATCTATGGTGCAGGAATTGATGCTTTTGAAGAAGAGCCACCACAAAACTCTAAATTATTATCTTTAGAAAATGTAGTAGTAGGTTCTCATACTGCAGCATCTTCCTTTGAGGCTACAAATTTGATGAGTTTAATGGCTACAGAAAATATTATTAGGGACTTGGAGAGAATGTAA